The Sedimentisphaera salicampi genome includes a region encoding these proteins:
- a CDS encoding M24 family metallopeptidase, which produces MKELFQQRIKSVRKNIYEQKCQAGIFTSWANVNYLTGFRGDDSWVMVTPRQVFLLTDSRYTEQAEGECFGCKIISRKGSMIEAAGRIIKKYKTVKNIAVQRDMPYGASQDIEEKFGVQLHPIEGVISSVRAIKDKAEIANIRKAVKISGSVLQAALAELKPGITESEFAGLIEYEMRRHSAGRAFTTIACFGAGGSEPHHIPGKRKLRKNDYILIDYGASWQGYCSDITRSFAVGRAGREYRKAYEAVKQAQKAAIDMIAPGVRMSEADKAARKAIKDSGFDVYGHGTGHGFGLDIHEQPRLSGKSPDVFAPGHVVTVEPGIYLPGKFGIRLEDDILVTEKGREILSRGEKSPEMEIIKL; this is translated from the coding sequence ATGAAAGAGCTTTTCCAGCAGAGGATTAAAAGCGTACGCAAGAATATCTATGAGCAAAAATGTCAGGCGGGAATATTTACCTCATGGGCGAATGTGAACTATCTCACGGGCTTCCGCGGGGATGACAGCTGGGTGATGGTTACGCCGAGGCAGGTGTTCCTTCTCACGGACTCAAGATACACCGAGCAGGCAGAGGGAGAATGCTTCGGATGTAAGATCATTTCGAGGAAAGGCTCAATGATTGAGGCGGCTGGCAGGATTATCAAGAAATATAAGACTGTAAAAAATATCGCTGTTCAGCGGGATATGCCTTACGGTGCTTCTCAGGATATCGAAGAGAAATTTGGCGTTCAGCTCCACCCGATAGAGGGCGTTATCTCTTCAGTGAGGGCGATAAAAGACAAGGCGGAAATCGCAAATATCAGAAAAGCGGTTAAGATTTCAGGAAGCGTTCTGCAGGCGGCCCTAGCAGAGCTAAAGCCGGGAATTACTGAAAGCGAATTCGCAGGCCTTATCGAGTATGAAATGAGAAGGCATTCTGCAGGCAGGGCTTTCACAACTATCGCCTGCTTCGGAGCAGGCGGTTCCGAGCCGCACCACATCCCGGGAAAAAGAAAGCTTCGCAAGAACGACTATATCCTCATAGACTACGGCGCATCCTGGCAGGGCTACTGCAGCGATATAACCAGAAGCTTTGCTGTTGGCAGAGCCGGCAGGGAATACCGCAAGGCATATGAAGCGGTAAAGCAGGCTCAGAAGGCAGCAATCGATATGATAGCTCCGGGCGTTAGGATGTCGGAGGCGGATAAAGCGGCAAGAAAAGCGATTAAAGACAGCGGCTTTGATGTTTACGGACACGGCACAGGCCACGGCTTCGGCCTCGATATACACGAACAGCCCCGCCTTTCGGGCAAGAGCCCGGATGTATTCGCCCCGGGCCACGTTGTTACTGTTGAGCCCGGGATATATCTGCCCGGGAAATTCGGCATAAGGCTCGAAGATGATATTCTCGTAACAGAAAAAGGGCGGGAAATACTCTCACGAGGCGAGAAAAGCCCTGAGATGGAGATAATCAAGCTTTAG
- a CDS encoding radical SAM protein — translation MAAIIKKPDLEQKLSLLSRDAQYDLACACNVSGEQSRRPGSDGNWIYPATLPEGGRSLLFKTLLTNSCTNDCKYCPLRGVMGGQRFSLSPERISSVFMDYLRQGKVHGLFLSSGVQRSPDFAMQRLIDTAEILRKRHRYRGYIHLKIIPGASAAAIEKAVSLSSAVSLNIETAGEENFRRLSSRKDYLRDIVQPLKQINELTSAGGRYSRVKQTTQFIVGASEEKDSELLAYMQRLYDNMNMHRIYFSAYQKGLGSPDLPGESNPATANQLRLREHRLYQADYLFRIYGFKASEIPLLKDGSMPAEKDPKLAWANQHPESFPVDVNSAGKTELLRVPGIGPAAAKRIIQRRKQERLRALSDISKSPAVQSRACQYVTFSGRRASLF, via the coding sequence ATGGCAGCTATTATCAAAAAGCCCGACTTAGAGCAAAAGCTCAGCCTCCTGAGCAGGGACGCCCAATACGACCTCGCCTGCGCGTGCAATGTGAGCGGGGAGCAGAGCCGCAGACCAGGCAGCGACGGTAACTGGATCTACCCTGCAACGCTTCCCGAAGGCGGCAGGAGCCTGCTTTTCAAAACGCTCCTCACAAACTCCTGCACAAACGACTGCAAATACTGCCCCCTGCGCGGCGTGATGGGCGGGCAGCGATTCAGCCTGAGCCCCGAGCGAATCAGCAGCGTTTTTATGGACTATCTCCGCCAAGGCAAAGTGCACGGTCTGTTCCTCAGCAGCGGCGTGCAGAGGAGCCCAGACTTCGCAATGCAGCGGCTTATCGACACCGCCGAAATCCTCCGCAAAAGGCATCGCTACCGCGGATACATACATCTCAAGATTATCCCGGGTGCAAGCGCAGCAGCGATCGAAAAGGCGGTATCGCTCTCGAGCGCGGTATCGCTGAATATTGAAACTGCGGGCGAGGAGAACTTCCGCAGGCTATCAAGCAGGAAGGACTATCTGCGGGATATCGTGCAGCCTTTAAAGCAGATAAACGAGCTCACCTCAGCCGGCGGGCGATACAGCAGGGTAAAGCAAACCACGCAGTTTATCGTGGGAGCATCAGAGGAGAAAGACAGCGAACTGCTGGCCTATATGCAGAGACTGTACGACAATATGAATATGCACCGGATTTATTTCAGCGCGTATCAGAAGGGGCTCGGCAGCCCAGATCTACCCGGGGAAAGCAACCCTGCAACTGCAAACCAGCTTCGCCTGCGGGAACACCGCCTCTATCAGGCAGACTATCTCTTCCGAATTTACGGCTTCAAGGCTTCAGAGATACCCCTGCTCAAAGACGGAAGTATGCCGGCGGAGAAAGACCCGAAGCTCGCATGGGCAAATCAGCACCCCGAGAGTTTCCCTGTGGACGTGAATTCAGCGGGAAAAACCGAGCTGCTTAGAGTTCCCGGGATTGGACCGGCAGCAGCGAAAAGGATAATCCAGCGAAGAAAGCAGGAGCGTTTGAGAGCCCTGTCTGATATAAGCAAAAGCCCTGCCGTTCAAAGCAGGGCCTGTCAATATGTAACATTCAGCGGAAGGCGGGCTTCGCTATTCTAA
- a CDS encoding type II secretion system protein GspJ has product MKKAGANRECAFTLIELVMAMALINIIALSLYSSLHIAFRAKDSAETALQPYRTIVPVFESIRRDLTCTPSPDGTLFGEFTGESDEQGDFPADQLSFFSASLSGEAEKQTCNIAEITYALTSGLDEVPAPARVNIDEQKKNLLVRYVRYNPLSKDAEQLNEDILFEGVRSLEIEYYYQGEWLEEWDSQEKDGVIPQAVRFSIQLSDSQKNEEKEVHKRLNNNGDNPVYSKTFLLRCYEGASEDSQGEANAGQL; this is encoded by the coding sequence ATGAAAAAGGCAGGTGCAAACAGAGAATGTGCTTTCACGCTTATAGAGCTCGTTATGGCGATGGCTCTTATAAATATCATTGCGCTGAGCCTTTATTCATCTTTGCATATTGCTTTCAGGGCTAAAGATTCCGCTGAAACGGCCCTTCAGCCGTACAGAACGATTGTTCCTGTGTTTGAATCCATAAGGCGTGATTTAACTTGCACCCCTTCGCCTGATGGAACACTTTTTGGAGAGTTTACAGGCGAATCTGATGAGCAGGGCGATTTTCCGGCTGATCAGCTTTCGTTTTTTTCAGCAAGCTTAAGCGGGGAAGCAGAAAAGCAAACCTGCAATATTGCAGAAATAACCTACGCCCTCACCTCAGGGCTGGATGAGGTGCCCGCCCCTGCGCGGGTAAACATAGACGAGCAGAAGAAGAACCTGCTTGTTAGATACGTAAGGTACAATCCGCTCTCAAAGGATGCCGAACAGCTCAATGAGGATATACTGTTTGAAGGTGTCAGATCGCTTGAGATTGAATATTACTATCAGGGCGAGTGGCTCGAAGAGTGGGATTCTCAAGAAAAAGACGGCGTTATCCCTCAAGCGGTGAGATTCAGTATTCAGCTCTCTGACTCTCAGAAAAATGAGGAGAAAGAGGTGCATAAGAGGCTCAATAATAATGGTGATAACCCCGTTTATTCCAAAACCTTTCTTCTTCGCTGTTATGAAGGAGCCAGTGAAGACTCTCAGGGAGAAGCAAATGCCGGCCAGCTTTAA
- a CDS encoding general secretion pathway protein GspK codes for MPASFKIHSRRKGTVLIVTIWVTLLLAGLVIIMGRSLRVDALFAANSLSTVKCEAAAEGAIDYVLTSISSEEDSSVEYEQTAFEAMRIGDCYFWAISPDLSDEDHLSYGLIDEAGKVNLNTASYDMLTKLPGMTSELAYSIIDWRDGDQEVSPGGAESEYYLLLDEPYSAKDDDFETVEEVLLVKGAEKDILFGEDTNRNGLLDENENDGAASAPDDDGDGKLDPGFYNYVTVCSSQPNEASGGGEMINVNDQANSMKIFNLLKENEGEERAYEILAAIQTQQSYDNIIEFYYTSGMTLEEFEKLGANITTSDEDTINGLINVNSAPSEVLLCLPGLEESEVEDLVEYRAENPPEEGSIIWITEVLEEAKAVEIGSFITGSSHQYSADLVVAASDGRAFARYFIIIDTASGQSPQVIYRQSLKHLGWPLDAQILETLKSGKELE; via the coding sequence ATGCCGGCCAGCTTTAAAATACACAGCCGAAGAAAAGGCACAGTGCTTATCGTTACGATATGGGTTACGCTCCTGCTTGCCGGGCTTGTGATTATTATGGGCAGGTCTCTGCGGGTGGATGCCTTGTTTGCAGCAAACAGCCTCTCAACGGTGAAGTGTGAGGCGGCAGCTGAGGGAGCGATTGATTACGTTTTAACCAGTATTTCCAGCGAGGAAGACTCTTCGGTGGAGTATGAACAAACGGCGTTTGAGGCGATGAGAATCGGGGATTGTTATTTCTGGGCGATTTCGCCTGATCTGTCGGATGAAGATCATCTCTCCTATGGACTTATAGACGAGGCGGGGAAAGTTAATCTTAATACTGCTTCCTACGATATGCTCACCAAGCTTCCCGGAATGACAAGCGAGCTTGCCTATTCGATAATTGACTGGCGCGACGGCGATCAGGAGGTGAGCCCGGGCGGGGCTGAAAGCGAGTATTATCTGCTGCTGGATGAGCCGTATTCGGCCAAGGATGATGATTTCGAAACTGTTGAAGAGGTGCTTCTGGTGAAGGGAGCAGAGAAGGATATACTCTTCGGCGAGGATACAAACAGAAACGGCCTGCTTGATGAGAATGAAAACGACGGGGCGGCTTCAGCCCCCGACGACGACGGAGACGGAAAGCTCGATCCGGGCTTTTACAATTATGTTACAGTTTGCAGCAGCCAGCCCAATGAGGCCAGCGGAGGCGGGGAGATGATAAACGTTAATGATCAGGCCAACAGTATGAAAATATTTAATCTTCTAAAAGAAAACGAGGGAGAAGAGAGGGCATACGAAATCCTTGCCGCAATTCAAACTCAGCAGAGTTATGATAATATTATTGAGTTCTACTATACCAGCGGAATGACCCTTGAAGAATTCGAAAAGTTAGGTGCGAATATTACCACAAGCGATGAGGATACGATAAACGGGCTTATAAATGTAAATTCTGCTCCTTCCGAAGTGCTTCTCTGCCTGCCCGGGCTTGAGGAGTCTGAGGTGGAGGATTTGGTTGAATACAGGGCAGAGAATCCGCCGGAAGAGGGGAGCATTATCTGGATTACAGAGGTTCTTGAAGAGGCTAAGGCCGTGGAGATTGGCAGCTTCATAACAGGAAGCTCGCATCAGTATTCGGCGGATTTGGTGGTTGCTGCCTCCGACGGCAGGGCGTTTGCAAGATACTTCATTATTATCGACACCGCCTCCGGTCAGAGCCCGCAGGTGATTTACAGGCAATCATTAAAACATCTTGGCTGGCCTCTGGATGCCCAGATTCTTGAAACGCTCAAAAGCGGAAAAGAATTAGAATAA
- a CDS encoding response regulator, protein MGRKVNILLAEDNPADKMLFEIGINKSSLDAQIFWVTDGVQVMDFLHNAGDFADSPKPDIVILDLNMPRKDGREVVKEIKRNKLTEKIITIVFTTSDADADRQVCLKAGADRFIIKPLEFDGITKIVKEIESIWLSSQADAGNV, encoded by the coding sequence ATGGGAAGAAAAGTGAATATACTTCTAGCCGAAGATAATCCTGCCGATAAGATGCTTTTTGAAATTGGGATCAATAAAAGCAGTCTGGATGCTCAGATTTTCTGGGTTACAGACGGGGTGCAGGTTATGGATTTTCTTCATAATGCCGGCGACTTTGCAGATTCCCCGAAGCCGGACATTGTAATATTAGACCTCAATATGCCGAGAAAAGACGGCAGGGAAGTCGTAAAAGAGATAAAAAGAAATAAACTCACAGAAAAAATTATTACTATTGTCTTTACCACATCGGACGCAGATGCAGACAGGCAGGTTTGCCTTAAGGCCGGCGCAGACAGGTTTATAATAAAGCCGCTGGAATTTGATGGTATTACTAAGATTGTAAAAGAGATCGAATCTATCTGGCTCAGCAGTCAGGCGGATGCAGGGAACGTGTAA
- the gspD gene encoding type II secretion system secretin GspD, which yields MKIDKKLYIIAAALISACFCMAQAAEDKPAKFSEDVEIKLNFQDVPVADVLDYLSQEAGFVVVSDVVLTDRVTVVSKQPLDADEVVSLINSVLVDMDYAAVRVGRTLKILDISRAKYSSIPVSSGSELEDVPETDEVITHIIPIKYADAVKVKDDIASLISEQADFTSNEASNSIIITDTASNIRRIVKIIQALDTRMASIASVKVFNLVYAEADNTADLINEVFEQDTQEEGRRGRNPFERMMRSRMGDRDDNGSSGAGVISQNIKVRAAADEDTNTVVVSGPSDTLEIVAEVVEKIDKNPAEERSFFVYKLKNAEAANLKDVLNNLFEKMEDFNEDDRESSGRRGNIRRGGSGSSETDLSEEVYMEAEEDTNSLIIMTSQENYDKIKPIIDELDEPVPQVLIKVLIAEVARNDDFELGTEFSVLSGKGFVDTDGDGTADSLQADSELYGTEFLPSDLGDGGAVKILEGDLEFAFKALSSIGEMNVLSRPYILTSNNQTATINVGKEVPFITDTRTTETGQTINTIQYEDIGIILEVTPVINDEGLVTMDIAPEISNTTTETVPISETVDATVFSKRSSESRVAIQDGQTIVIGGLMQDDDKEVNKKVPLLGDIPILGELFKSRDIQKQKTELLIFLTPHVADRNENLMKISENEKTNSESISEIDSNPALKKHIENMQSQPKQ from the coding sequence ATGAAAATTGATAAGAAATTATATATTATCGCAGCGGCTCTTATATCCGCTTGTTTCTGCATGGCTCAGGCGGCCGAAGATAAGCCGGCAAAGTTCTCTGAAGATGTTGAGATCAAGCTGAATTTTCAGGATGTCCCAGTTGCTGATGTTTTGGATTATCTCTCGCAGGAGGCCGGGTTTGTTGTGGTTTCTGATGTAGTGCTTACCGACCGCGTTACTGTTGTGAGCAAGCAGCCGCTGGATGCCGATGAGGTGGTTTCGCTGATAAACAGCGTGCTTGTGGATATGGATTATGCGGCGGTGAGAGTGGGCAGAACGCTCAAGATCCTTGATATAAGCAGAGCCAAATACAGCAGCATACCTGTTAGCTCCGGCAGTGAGCTTGAGGATGTGCCGGAGACTGATGAGGTGATCACGCATATCATCCCGATAAAGTATGCAGATGCGGTGAAGGTTAAGGATGATATTGCCTCGCTTATCTCCGAACAGGCTGATTTTACCTCAAACGAAGCGAGCAACAGCATAATTATCACCGATACCGCCTCAAACATCCGAAGGATTGTAAAGATCATACAGGCCCTTGATACGAGAATGGCATCAATCGCTTCGGTTAAGGTGTTTAACCTCGTGTACGCTGAGGCAGACAATACTGCCGATTTGATAAATGAAGTATTTGAGCAGGATACTCAGGAGGAGGGCAGAAGGGGGCGGAATCCCTTTGAGCGTATGATGAGATCTAGAATGGGAGACCGCGATGATAACGGCTCCAGCGGTGCGGGGGTTATTTCGCAGAATATCAAGGTGCGTGCAGCGGCAGATGAAGACACAAATACAGTTGTGGTAAGCGGGCCTTCCGATACGCTGGAGATAGTGGCAGAGGTTGTGGAAAAGATAGACAAAAACCCCGCTGAGGAGCGTTCGTTCTTTGTTTACAAGCTCAAAAATGCCGAAGCCGCAAATCTAAAAGATGTCCTTAATAATCTTTTCGAGAAGATGGAAGATTTTAATGAAGACGACAGAGAGTCTTCCGGCAGGCGCGGCAATATCCGGCGAGGGGGCTCCGGCTCGTCAGAAACCGATTTGTCTGAAGAGGTGTATATGGAGGCAGAGGAGGATACCAACTCGCTTATTATTATGACATCGCAGGAAAATTATGATAAGATTAAGCCTATTATCGATGAGCTTGATGAGCCTGTGCCTCAAGTGCTGATAAAGGTGCTTATTGCCGAGGTTGCAAGGAATGATGATTTCGAGCTCGGCACTGAATTTTCTGTTCTCAGCGGCAAAGGATTTGTGGATACCGACGGGGACGGCACAGCCGATTCGCTTCAGGCAGACAGCGAACTTTACGGTACTGAATTTCTTCCCTCAGATCTCGGCGACGGCGGGGCAGTGAAGATTCTTGAAGGCGATCTGGAGTTTGCATTCAAGGCTTTAAGCAGCATTGGTGAGATGAATGTTCTCTCAAGGCCTTATATCCTAACCAGCAACAATCAGACAGCTACGATAAACGTAGGCAAGGAAGTCCCCTTTATTACCGATACAAGAACCACCGAAACAGGCCAGACAATCAATACGATTCAGTATGAGGATATTGGAATTATTCTCGAAGTTACGCCTGTGATAAACGATGAAGGACTTGTTACTATGGATATTGCCCCGGAAATTTCAAATACAACTACAGAAACCGTGCCGATATCAGAAACCGTGGATGCTACTGTGTTCAGCAAGCGTTCTTCCGAAAGCAGGGTGGCGATACAGGACGGCCAGACAATCGTTATCGGCGGGCTTATGCAGGATGATGATAAGGAAGTGAATAAGAAGGTACCTCTGCTTGGCGATATCCCAATTCTCGGCGAGCTCTTCAAGAGCAGGGATATTCAAAAGCAGAAAACTGAACTGCTTATATTCCTCACGCCGCACGTGGCTGACAGGAATGAAAATCTAATGAAGATCTCAGAGAACGAAAAGACAAACAGCGAGAGTATCTCAGAGATCGACAGCAACCCAGCGCTCAAGAAGCATATTGAGAATATGCAGTCTCAGCCGAAACAGTGA